One Hyphomicrobium sp. CS1GBMeth3 DNA segment encodes these proteins:
- a CDS encoding L-lactate permease, giving the protein MLLSAATAALPVVVLLGAIAFFEVRAHYAALLGLAAALLVAIFAFGMPPGMAGLAAAYGAAFGLLPIGWIILNVIFLYQLTTENGEFDVVQRSISRISSDRRMQVLFIAFSLGAFFEGAAGFGTPVAVTAALLIGLGFPPLAASGLSLIANTAPVAFGALGSPVIALAAVTGLDLHELSGMIGRQLPLFSVIVPFWVIWAYVGFRRMMDVWPPIAVAGISFAVPQYIVSNYHGPWLVDIIAAVVSMTCLALFLKVWEPAREMAGHGDVATQPEQPSNDVAHTISRATLLRAWTPWLLLSAIVFLWGTPQVKAFLDSLWSYKHPVAGLDGLVQKMPPVVAVPHAETAVYNLNLISATGTGILIAALLSGLVLGHRPLQIIRIYGRTLYLVRYSLITIAGMLAIGFVTRYSGTDATLGLVLANTGWLYPFFGTLIGWLGVALTGSDTASNVLFGGLQRVSAEQLGINATLMAAANSSGGVMGKMIDAQSIVVASTATKWYGHEGTILRFVFFHSVALATLVGLLVTAQVYVWPFTLLAP; this is encoded by the coding sequence AGCGCTCCTTGTCGCCATTTTTGCCTTCGGCATGCCACCGGGAATGGCTGGTCTGGCTGCCGCCTACGGCGCAGCCTTCGGCCTTCTCCCTATCGGATGGATCATTCTCAACGTCATCTTCCTCTATCAGTTGACAACCGAGAACGGCGAGTTCGACGTCGTACAGCGCAGTATCAGCCGCATCAGCAGCGACCGCCGCATGCAGGTGCTATTCATCGCCTTCTCGCTCGGCGCGTTCTTCGAAGGAGCAGCAGGGTTCGGCACGCCGGTCGCCGTAACGGCAGCCTTGCTCATCGGCCTAGGCTTTCCGCCGCTGGCAGCATCGGGGCTTTCGCTCATCGCCAATACGGCGCCGGTTGCCTTTGGCGCGCTTGGATCCCCGGTCATTGCGCTTGCAGCGGTGACCGGCCTCGACCTTCACGAGTTGAGCGGCATGATCGGCAGACAGCTCCCGCTATTCTCGGTAATCGTCCCATTCTGGGTGATCTGGGCCTATGTCGGCTTTCGTCGCATGATGGACGTGTGGCCGCCGATTGCAGTCGCGGGCATATCGTTCGCCGTGCCTCAGTACATCGTTTCAAACTATCATGGTCCATGGCTCGTAGACATCATCGCCGCTGTCGTATCGATGACGTGCCTCGCTCTGTTCCTCAAAGTCTGGGAACCCGCGCGCGAGATGGCGGGCCACGGCGACGTCGCAACACAGCCGGAGCAGCCGAGCAACGACGTCGCGCATACGATATCACGTGCGACCCTGCTGCGGGCGTGGACGCCATGGCTCCTCTTGAGCGCAATCGTGTTCTTGTGGGGCACACCTCAGGTCAAGGCTTTCCTCGACAGCCTGTGGTCCTACAAGCATCCTGTCGCAGGACTCGACGGTCTCGTACAGAAGATGCCGCCCGTTGTGGCAGTGCCTCACGCGGAAACGGCGGTCTACAATCTGAACCTGATTTCAGCAACCGGCACCGGCATTCTGATTGCCGCGCTGCTCTCCGGCCTCGTTCTGGGGCACCGCCCTTTGCAGATAATACGCATCTATGGACGCACGCTTTACCTCGTCCGCTATTCGCTGATCACCATCGCCGGCATGCTCGCAATCGGGTTTGTCACCCGCTATTCGGGAACTGACGCCACCTTGGGCCTCGTCCTTGCCAATACGGGATGGCTCTACCCGTTCTTTGGAACGCTGATCGGTTGGCTTGGCGTCGCGCTCACCGGTTCCGACACGGCTTCGAACGTTCTGTTCGGCGGTCTGCAGCGTGTGAGCGCCGAGCAGCTTGGGATCAACGCGACACTGATGGCCGCTGCCAACAGCTCCGGCGGCGTCATGGGTAAGATGATCGACGCACAGAGCATCGTCGTCGCCTCCACGGCGACCAAATGGTACGGGCACGAGGGAACGATCCTGCGCTTCGTATTCTTCCACAGCGTGGCACTGGCCACGCTTGTCGGACTGCTTGTGACTGCACAAGTCTACGTCTGGCCATTCACCTTGCTTGCACCTTAA